Genomic segment of Hydra vulgaris chromosome 11, alternate assembly HydraT2T_AEP:
TAAAGGTTTACTTAAATCTTTTTCTGTCAAAAACaaactctataaaaaatttgcaagatgtaaaaacattaatactaaaaataaacttttcacaaaatttaaattctattgaaataaaattagcaacttattaaaaagtagtaaaaaatcaTACTacataacatattttaataacaacatgaacaacataaaaaatacatggaaAGACATAAAagatatcataaatattaaagcaTCATTACATAAAACACCTACTCAGCTAAATCTGAATGAAAATATCATCACAGACCATGCAactgtttcaaatatatttaataactactttGTCTCTATTCGTGAAAAACTACTCAATAAAATCATGCCATCAAAACGTACTTATAGTGACTTTCTTAATTTGCCTTATGCTAATTCTTTCTTTATTGACCCTGTGAGTGAAAATGAGGTATCTAGTCTTATTAATAATGCTcttaaaagtgataaaagtTATGGACCTAACAGCATacctacattttttttaaacttacttctCACATAATCTCCAAACTtaacattattacaaataattcttttaaaagtggCAAATTTCCTGAAGTTTTTAAAGTAGCTAAAGTCattccaatttataaaaaagactcCTTACTAGACTTTTCTAACTATCGACCCATTTCCCTTCTTTCCAACCTAAGCAAACTTTTTGAGAAGGCTATGCATAACAGGCTATACAAGTTTCTAGAAAAACTTAAATGCTTGTACCaacatcaatatggatttcgaagCAAACATTCCACAACCCTCGCACTTATTGAAATTACTGAGAAGATTAGAAGAGCTCTAGATAATAAGCACTTTGCATCTGGGGTGTTAGATTTAGTGGGTATAGATttgcaaaaagcttttgatactgtgGATCACTCCATCCTTCTCACAAAATTGGAATACTATGGAATCAGAGGAATGCCACTAAAATGGTTTACTTCATATCTCCAAAAAAGAACACAAATTGTTTCCATTAATGGCACTAAATCTGATTTATAGAATTGCTCAAATGGCGTCCCACAAGATTCAGTTTTAGGaccacttcttttttttctttttattaatgacttaaatacttcttttaaatttgcaactgcttaccattttgctgatgatactaacatGCTACTGGTTgacaaataacttaaaaaatagtatGGGGACAATCCCATAAGCAAATCATTTTAAGGTTGTCCCATCTCCAAAACAAagctttgaaaataatatattttcagtaCAATAACTTTAAATCTAATGTGCAATAcctaattttcaatatattaaaattaagcGACCTTGTGATATTCCTTAATTACCAATTCGTCTGgaattattttcacaaaaacCTTCACCTATcattcaacaatttctttacAAGTACAAATAGTCACTATCCTCCTCGCTCCATCAGTAGCTTAAACTTAGTTATTCCAAAACACCTTTCTACTAAATATGGAAATAAATCcattaaatatcaatttattacCTCATGGAACAAACTACCTCCTGATCTAAAATCTCTTAATTCAATCTCTGAATTCAAAATcaagctttttaattatttgttaaaaaatacaattaaatatttctacaGATTAATATTGGAATtctttattatgtatattaattCGTGATCcttcagttttttatttgatatttttaacaatttgaaatttttttctatctgccatttttaaatttttttcattctaatattattaatattagtacaaatattttgacattCTTTATTTACctatctatttatttatctcTTTTCATTCAACCATTCTCTACTTTGTACTAAATGTTTGTTGTCGTTGTCATTATTCACTAAATTTTTGTTGCTGCTGTTATTGTTCTTATTTATGaaattctctttttattataattgttaccattttgttactattattattattatcattgttgttattattatcattagtaTTATTGTTATCAGTTATTATTACCATTTTCATCATTGACTATAAGGTTATGTTGTATATTCAGGTATTTACGTTatattagtacttgtactattgtaaatttccttgaaatgttataactatttcgaaatatatttgatttgatacTTTTCGTAAATTTCTAAATTCTGTTTCAAATAGTTCTGTAACAAATTTTCCTTACATAACATATTTGTaacaaaagtgtttattttaatagCGTTTTAATTAGCTAGACTATTTCTTCACGTCAATAATTTGTGAAATGCCTTGTGACACGTGTCAATGTTTTATGCCTATTTCctgattttttttcatgataatGCTGTATCAGAAAAATCCAAAACAAACTTTCTTTGTTTATCATTTAGATCTCTGAGGAAGCATTTTGATCATTATTGAACCTAAAATAAATACCCATACTTTTTAGATTAAAAGTTTTCTATTATGTGGCAGCAAGTTTAATAAAACCACTAGTCTTGTTAACGCTCGAGATAGTAGAAGTTTAAGGGTGATTTAGATGAACATTGTGAgtattatcagaaaaaaaagttttgctttttgAGTCCattattttgtatgtttttgatAACGTGGACAAAAGTCAAACAACAAAAGAGTTCCATCTGTAATTAACCAAGGATTTTCATTATATGTTAGAGTTAGGTTTTTATCACATATAAACTTTTACCTTTACCTTACCTACAGTATAACTTTTGCTTTGCTATTTGACTTTCTTACTGAttctaaagttaaataaatttgatcacataaaaattaggaatttatttttttacaggttttcacaacattttcaaaagaaatttaggACCATCAAATATATAACTTGTATTACAAGTTATCATAACATCTAAAACACTTTTCGAAAGAGAATTTATATCAATGGTTTTCCAAAAACAGCAACTTCCtgatacaataaaatttttgcaacaTACACCTTGTCACAGAGAACAAAAGTTCCTAgtagaaaggaaaaaaaaaaaaaaaaatagtaggAAGTTTCTTTGATATAGTTTTATTCGACAATTCCTAGGGGAATCGTCTAATAAAACTATATCGCCATTTTTAATTAGAGTTGAGCTTTTTAACTTTGGAAGATTTATGATACTTGCGCAGATTCTTCAAATATACGTTTTAAAACTCGCATTAGGTAAACATTCTATCAAACTTGTTTTCTTCTCTGTCTCTGagaaatctataaatattttaaaacgtttttaaaccGTTTGACTTGTTCAATGATAAATAACTCGTAGAACAGCAATAAACACATTTcaccattttttataaacataaacaaatttcacCATTTTCAAAATAGACTAAATAAAGAAACCAACAGACAGTgctatttaatttagtttttataaaactttttcatttaatgtttGCTACccacttcattaaaaaaaaagttttataaacggAGAGTGGATTTCAGAATTTCTGTCTTTgctacacatttttttttgttacaggTTCTCGCTTGATTAATTTTGACAAATTGGCTTTGGCTACAGTTGCTACagtcaattttatttaactccCAGTTCAATTTAAGTTGATACGCTGCGAAATTTATGACATCCTTTCAAAAAATTAAGAGCTGTGAGACAAAACCCGTTTAAAACATGGGTTTGTCAATAAAGCATTTCATTTTTCCGAATGAAATATTTCCGTAACATAGTAAACTTAGCTCAGatacaattttgaataaatttttgaagcgCCGCATTTTGATTACTTGTAACCTcttcttatttaaattacttttctcttttgcattaaaaaaaaaatttatgtaaaaaaaaaatagaaaaaaaaaaaaaaaaagagctgaCTGTAGCAATTGCTACACTTGCTAGAGCCTGGATCCGCTcctgtatatatgcatatacattgttaataaatatatatatatatatatatatatatatatatatatatatatatatacatatatatatatatgtatatatatatatatatatatacatatatatatacatatacatatatacatatacatatatatatatatatatatatatatatatatatatatatatatatatatattgttaacaaaaatatatatatgttgtttataaatatttatactgtatataaattcatatattgtttataaacatatatactgtttatatatatatatataaatatatatatatttatatatatataaatataataataataataatatatatatatataaactttaaagtaacaataaagaaaatttaaaatatatcaagagtgcgctaaaagtataaataaaaacaaataacgagataaataatttaaaagtgaaaaaaaacttaaatctgCAAAAATCTAACTTGGTCTACTTTAATACactaattaagaaataaaaataataaatacaattataaatacAGATACTCATTCTTCATCGAAGTTTTTACGAATGATCGATTTCTTTATAAGTTCCTTTTCATCTTCTCGCTTGTTTGGATATTCCCAATCAAAATTTTCAggaaacatacttttttttaagttttcttctGGCACTTCACAATCAGTATATTCATTCCAGAATTCTGATAAACTCcaatatgtttttttaggtAAATCTGCGTTTAGCATTTcacatattttacataaaaagtaACTTTCAAATGGCCAATCTCCCTCAGTAGGATGccatattttgtatttttgtttccaACTAAAATATTCGTTATATGCAGTATCGTTTTTATCAAGGTAATTTAAGTATAACCCTAATTCCTTTGCTGATGAAAACTTTGATGCATCAATAAAAGATCCTGGAATAACTAATCTCGGATCATTATAGTCTGATCCTCCTAAAACTACAGGAACTAAACCAAGTTCTAAATATTTCCAATACTTTTCCGATATATAGTCAGTGCAG
This window contains:
- the LOC136086836 gene encoding uncharacterized protein LOC136086836, whose amino-acid sequence is MHNRLYKFLEKLKCLYQHQYGFRSKHSTTLALIEITEKIRRALDNKHFASGVLDLVGIDLQKAFDTVDHSILLTKLEYYGIRGMPLKWFTSYLQKRTQIVSINGTKSDL